A window from Citrus sinensis cultivar Valencia sweet orange chromosome 5, DVS_A1.0, whole genome shotgun sequence encodes these proteins:
- the LOC127902451 gene encoding class I heat shock protein-like: MKQSGFEIESLNTRMTKSPMPLLMLALIWQETEDAHVFHADLPALVSNLQALCNNGRRGEERGREGESRRGEQKSMWHRAETRRGSFVRRFRLPENAKLEKIDSGLDHGVLTLTKTNVQETPRNVRHIDVA; this comes from the exons ATGAAGCAATCTGGCTTCGAGATTGAGAGCTTGAACACGAGAATGACGAAATCACCAATGCCTTTGCTCATGCTCGCGTTGATTTGGCAAGAAACTGAGGACGCACATGTCTTTCATGCTGACCTCCCAG CCCTAGTGTCTAATCTCCAAGCCTTGTGCAATAACGGCCGCAGGGGTGAGGAAAGAGGACGTGAAGGTGAAAGTAGAAGAGGAGAACAAAAGAGCATGTGGCACCGTGCTGAAACCCGACGTGGCAGCTTCGTGAGGCGGTTCCGGCTGCCGGAGAATGCTAAATTGGAGAAGATCGACTCTGGGCTGGACCATGGGGTGCTCACCCTGACTAAGACGAACGTCCAGGAGACGCCAAGAAATGTTAGGCATATAGATGTTGCTTAG